The following is a genomic window from Longimicrobiales bacterium.
CGCAATGGACGGTGTGCGGTGCCGCGTACCCCGTCCGTTTCATCACCTCCTCGCCCTCGATCACCTTGACCAGCCGGGGACTGCGCGGGTCGGGGCGGGTGTCGACGACATGGATGCGGGAGCTGTGCGTGCCAGGCACGACGAGGTAACGCCGCTCCATGTGCGGGTTGGGCGCGTAGCCGCACAGGTGCGAGCTGCACGCATTCCAGCCGAAGTGGTGCAGCTCGTTGCCTCCGTGCGGGAAGTCGACGCGGCCGACCAGCGTCCCATAGGTGGGCGAGTCCGGGTCGGTGTCGACGACACCGAGCGCGTCGGTATGGCCGTTCTCGCCACTCGCGAGCAGTGCGACGTAGGCGAGCCGCTCGGGCGGCGCTTCGCTCGCCATGGAGGGCGTGGGGTAGAACGTGGGATCGGGGAGCAGGCGTGCCATGGGAGTCTCCCGGTGATGTCGATCCGGCGGCGCCACTCGTCGCCTGCCGGTTCTGGTTCGTTGAAACGATGCATGCCCGGTGATGCGCGTGCCTGAAGGAAGGCTGGAGCTTTCATGGAGAACGGATGGAGATCCCGCGGCGAGGCCGTGGCGCGCGGAGGTGGAATGAGACGACGGGAGTGATGTGGTGGTCAGGAGTCACCGAAGGTGCAGCACGGAGGACACGGTGATCTACGAGTTCGGCGATTTCAAGCTCGACACGCGCCGCTGCGAGCTGTCGCGCGCGGGCCAGCCGCGGCACCTCGAGCCGCAGGTCTACGCGGTGCTCTGCCACCTGATCGAGAACCGCGAGCGCGTGGTCGGGCGCGACGAGCTGCTGGACCAGGTATGGGGGCATCGCTTCATCACGCCCGGTACGCTGGACACACGCATCAAGCTGCTGCGCCAGGCACTCGGCGACGACGGCGGCTCGCAGCAGATGATCCGCACCGTGCGCGGTCGTGGGTTCCGCTTCGTCTGCGACGTGTGGCCGGGGCGCATCGATGCCGCCGGCACACCCCAGCCAGTGTCCGATGCCGCCAGCGCGGTGCTGCGCGACGTCCTTGCCGCGCACCACGCGGCCGTGCAGCGCCCGCAGCAGCGCATCCGCTTCTGCCGCGCGCCGGACGGCGTCCGCATCGCGTACGCGCTGAGCGGCGAGGGGCCGCCGCTGGTGAAGCCCGCGAACTGGCTGACCCACCTGGAGCACGACTGGGAAAGCCCCGTGTGGGGACACTGGCTGCGGGAACTGAGTCGCACACACACGCTGATACGCTACGACGAGCGCGGCTGCGGTCTGTCCGATCACGACGTCGCCGACTTCTCGTTCGAGAGCTGGGTAGGCGATCTCGAAGCGGTGGTCGACGCCCAGGGGCTGGAGCGGTTTTCCCTGCTCGGGATCTCACAGGGTTG
Proteins encoded in this region:
- a CDS encoding selenium-binding protein SBP56-related protein; the encoded protein is MARLLPDPTFYPTPSMASEAPPERLAYVALLASGENGHTDALGVVDTDPDSPTYGTLVGRVDFPHGGNELHHFGWNACSSHLCGYAPNPHMERRYLVVPGTHSSRIHVVDTRPDPRSPRLVKVIEGEEVMKRTGYAAPHTVHC
- a CDS encoding alpha/beta fold hydrolase, whose translation is MIYEFGDFKLDTRRCELSRAGQPRHLEPQVYAVLCHLIENRERVVGRDELLDQVWGHRFITPGTLDTRIKLLRQALGDDGGSQQMIRTVRGRGFRFVCDVWPGRIDAAGTPQPVSDAASAVLRDVLAAHHAAVQRPQQRIRFCRAPDGVRIAYALSGEGPPLVKPANWLTHLEHDWESPVWGHWLRELSRTHTLIRYDERGCGLSDHDVADFSFESWVGDLEAVVDAQGLERFSLLGISQGCAVAIAYTVRHPERVASLVLHGGYACGRNHRPTTAQKEIEATLLRDLIRAGWGRDNAAFRQVFGALFVPEGTPEQMRWFEELTRTVPMENALRIEETAHAIDVRELASSLRVPALVLHPRGDAMVPFEAGRRLAARIPDARFVPLDSRNHVLLENEPAWARFLDEVRSFLGVRVSEM